In Chloroflexota bacterium, the genomic window TTATCCCGGTTTCGGTAGATCATGCCCACTCTTTTCTTAAAGTGCAAACATAGTGGTTATATCTTTATCCTGGGAAAGACGGAACGAATAGCCATCAATGATCGATTGGTGGTCATCCAGAATGGCAATATTGAGTGGAGTGGGCATGCTTTCCTCCTCTATTGTTTTCTTTCAGTGAAAATCCCCAATGTCGGTAAGTGTATCAGTAGATTGAAATTTAGCAATCCGGATATAGGCAAATTAGTACATTTGCCTACGCATGTAGGCAGGCTGTCTATTCTTATTGTTCTTGAATTCTAGTATAGTATACATAATTTATTCAGTTGCCATAATTGGGGATAATTAAGCGAAATGATGGGTGCGAGGGGGAAGCGCCCATCATTGCGTTAATAAGGCTTTCGCCGCGTATTGCAAACGATCAAAAAAATCTGCGTACTTTGCGCCCCTCACGGCTTGTTTTCGGGTTTGCTACTTTGGGAGAAAAAATAAGTTCTCAGACAGGCACCCCGGCGGCACCCGAAAAATCCTCCTTAGTGCTGCTTCCTTTCGGACCTGGCACGGTTCAAAGGTTTCCGCCGCGCCGGACCCATCTGAGAACTTAGCAGATAGATTACCTCAGCCAAGGTGTGTTGTCAACTATTTGCGTGGGCGCAGCAAGACCCCTATCATGATAATGATAACAATTACTATTACCCCAAAAATGACGCCGGGAAAATGCGTCTTTGGTTCAATTACGCTAGGTGGTAAACCAGGGATCGGCGTTGGGGGTAGCGTACCTTGCAAGGCTGGAACGGCCTGAACCTGTTCAGCAAGCATTGCCCAAATGCCCAGCGCGAGCAGCGGAATGATCCAGAGAAGGCGGCTAAATTTCAAAATAGATCTCCTGTACGGATTAAGTAATTTGAAAAACCGTTATTTAATTTTGATGAGCGGAGGTAGTAGCCGAAGCCGTTCAGTCTAACTATTAAACCACAACTTGACAGGAGATTAGCTAAATTCTTTAACGAAATCTGCCTCTTGTGGTAATATGGCTACCATTACTACAAGCTACAAAGAGAGCGATTTATGCTGATCATTTTACATTCTCGTTTGGCAAATACAGTCCTCCTATATATGCTAATAATGGCGGTTTGGGGATTTTGGCGATTTTTCCGCAAGCAAGGTGTAGATGGCAGCTATTGGGGGGCGGTTGTCATTGCCGAAGTGTTGATACTCGTTCAAGGCGCATTGGGTGTTGTGATGCGTTTTTCAGGAATTATCCCCGCCCGAGGGTGGATGCACATCATCTACGGTGTTGTGGGGGCCATTGGTATCCCCGCAGTTTATTTCTATACCAAGGGTCAGGACGAAAACAAAGAAATGCTCGTATATGCTGCCATATTTCTATTTTTGATCGGAATTGTTGCACGCGCAGTTGCAACTGGGGGCACACCATAGTGGTATTTTCTCTTCTTATAAAATTTGACTCCTATTGCGAAAAGGAAACAGGTAAAGTTCCTTTTTTCAATAGAGTCAGCTTAGCCTCCATATAACGAAAGGATCAAAACATGAAAATCGTAACCGATTGCGCAGCAGATTTAACCTGGGGTGAAGTGGAAGCATTGGGCATCACTGTAGCCCCATTGTATATCCAATTTCCCGAAGGCGAAACCAATTCCGCCGACATCACCGCCGACGAATTTTACTCTCGTCTGGAGGAAATGTCGCCGAAGATACCAACCACAGCTCAACCAGCCCCGGGTATTTTTGAGCAACTTTATCAGTCGCTGTCGGGTACTGGCGAAGAAATCCTCTCCATTCACATTTCTTCGGGTCTCAGTGGCACAATTCAATCGGCGCGCCTGGGCGCTCAACAGGCTGCCGAATCGATGGTGACAGTCATTGACAGCATGACCCTCTCTGGGGCGCAGCGTTTTCAGGTCTTGGCGGCGGCGTTAGCTGCCAAAGCAGGCTGGGCCAAAGAAGCGATCGTGGAACGGATGGAACATATCCGTCAGAATGCAGAGGTGATCTATACGCTTGATACGCTTGAATATTTGGCGCACGGTGGGCGGATTGGCCGCGTGCAGGCCTTGGCCAGTTCTTTGTTGAATATCAAGCCGGTTATCCGTGTAGATCGCACGGATGGCAAATACAGCACGGTAAATAAAGGACGAACCTTGAAAAAAACAATGACCATGATGGTTGATCATCTGGCCGAGATGTACCAGGATGATTCACCGGTGTGGGTATCGGTACTCCACGGCCAGTTTGCCGAAAAAGCCGACGAGTTTACCGAGATGTTGAAAGCGCGTCTGGATATTGCCAAATTGGAAACTCTGCGTATTTCGCCTGTCTTGGGTGTGCATACCGGGCCGGGCATCATCGGCGCAACCGTAGTACCCATGCGCTTGATGGGTGATTTTGTTTAACAGGGTTTGAGCCGTAAAATAAGCTCGTACTGGAAAGGTATGTGAAGGAACCTGACACCTCACATACCTTTTCTGTTTTTCAAATCGCAACGAATGGGTTGCTTTTTGGTTTAATGCAATAACACAGGAGCATTTTTATGGAATATCGTCAGTTAGGTAATTCTGGGGTAAGCGTTTCTACAATTGGGTTGGGAACAAATCGGTTTGGGTCGGATGCTGTGCCGCAAGCGCAAGTAAATGAAATTATTGCGGCGGCTTTGGATGCCGGGATTAATTTTATTGATACCGCGGATATGTATACCAACGGTGAATCCGAGCGCACATTGGGGGAGACCCTCAAAGGTCGTTGGGATCAGGTTGTTTTGGCAACAAAGGTTTTCTTTCCAACAGGCGAGGGCCCCAATGATAAAGGCGCCTCCCGTTACCATATCATGAACGCGGTGGAGGCCAGTCTTTCTCGTTTGCAGAGCGACCACATCGATTTATATTATATTCACCGTTGGGATGAATCCACCCCGATACAAGAAACGCTGCGCGCCCTCGATGATTTGATCCGCCAGGGGAAAGTGCGCTATCTTGGGGCTTCCAATTTTGCCTCCTGGCAATTGGCGCGCGCCAATCTGCTGGCAGATATTAAGGGCTGGAATCGTTTCGTCGCCTTGCAATCTCACTACCATTTGCTGGAACGTGGCGTTGAAACGGAAGTTCTGCCTTTTTGCGCTGCGGACGGGGTGGGCTTTGTACCCTACTTCCCTTTGGCGGGGGGGTTTCTGACAGGAAAATATCGCCGCGGCCAATCGGCGCCTTCTGGCTCGCGTGGCGAATCCAGTCAGTATGTGCAAGATTATATGACCGACAAAAATTTTACTGTGATCGAAAAATTGGAACAATGGGCAGCCGAACGCGGCCGAGTCTTGTATGAATTGGCGGAAGCCTGGCTGTTGGCGCAATCGGCTGTGTGTTCGGTGATTTCAGGGGCCACCAAAGTGGAGCATGTGATCAGCAATGCCAGGGCTGCCGATTGGGTTTTGAGCGCCGAAGAGTTGAGCGAGATAGAAAATTTTTTACAAGCTAGATAATTATTTTTTGGAGGAATCATGACCAAATTTGCCATTATTACCGATACTGATTGTAGCCTGCCATTTGATCTGGCAGCGCAGTATCACATTCAGCAAGTGCCTATCAATATCCTTTTTGGCGAAGAAATTTTTAAAACCGAAATTGATATTGATGATGTGCAACTTTTTGAGCGCATTGACCGCGAAGGCCAACTGCCCACTACATCTGCGCCTTCGCCAGGGCAATTTCTGGAAGCCTATCAGGCCGCCTTTGCCGCGGGGGCTGACGAAGTGATTTGTTTTACAGTTAGTGGTGAAATCAGCGCTACCTATGCGGCTGCTCTTACCGCGAAAGACATGCTTCCCGAAAAAACAATTACCGTCGTAGACTCGCGCAGCTTAAGCCTGGGGCAAGGCTTTATCGTACTCAAGGCTGCTGAGCTGGCCCAGGCCGGTGCAAGCCGGGATGAAATTATTGCTGGAGCTATGCGCCTTGAAACCGATTCTGGATTTTACGCGGCCTTGGCTACATTAAAGTATTTGGCGATGAGTGGCCGGGTAGGGCATCTGGCGGCGGGGATGGCAAATATTCTCAATATCAAGCCGGTGCTCACGATTCAAGATGGGAAGCTGGACATGCTCGAAAAAGTGCGTACCCGCAAAAAAGCCTGGGCGCGTGTTATCGAGTTAACATCTGAAGCTGTTGGCGATCGTGAAATTGAGCGCATGGGACTTGTGCATGTGGCGGCGCACGAACAGGCCGAAGAACTGGCTATCTTACTCAGAGAGAGAATCAACTGCCCCGATGATATTCTCATCGCCAATTTGACTGCCGGTTTGTCCGTACACTCTGGAGCCGGAATGGTTGGGGTTGGTTTTACTTTGAAAACCGTAAAAAACAGCTAACGGATCTCTGGGAATCTCGGTGGTAGTTGCCCACATTTAGGGGTGTAGGGCGTGCGGAGCACGCCCTACACCCCTAAATGTGGGGTTTCTCACGGCAGTTCCCAAAAGCCAGCCCAATATCTAACGATTATCAACTTCAAGCCAGGTATACGCTTCTTCCAGGGTGGGAAAAAAGCGGAAATTTGCCCCACGGTTCACAGCAACCGTTTCCATGAATTCTGTATCTTCGTTGATCATACTGGAACGATTCGGCACAACAGCAATTCTGGTTCTGGCCAGACCGATTTCCAATAAAAAAACTGAAAATTTATAAAAATCGAGCGTACTGCCTTCGCGCACAAAGTTTTGTGCATCAATCAAAACTTTGTCGAGTTGATGTTCCTGGCAGGCCAGGGCGATTTTTTTCATAATCCCAACGGCTGTCTGGAAATCAAGCTGTAAATAGTTGTGTTTGGCGTAAATGTAATTCTTATATGGACAGATTTCAAGTTGAATATCCATGCTGGTTCCTGGGGGTGACGTTGCGTCGATATGGGAGTGTGATTGTGAAGGTTGTGCCCTTCCCCATTTCGCTATGTACAGTGATGCGTCCCCTATGGGCCTCAATAATGGATTTTACGATGGCTAAACCTAGACCGGTGCTGCGTGTCTCTTGGCGTGTATCTGTACCGCTAATACGGAAGAAACGATCAAAGATATGGGGTAGATATTTTTCTGCAATGCCAGGGCCAGTATCAGAGATCGCTAATTGCACCTCCTGTTGATCCTGTGTTGGGTGTAAGCTAATTTGTACACGCCCCCCTGCGGGTGTATATTCCAGCGCGTTGGCAACCAGGTTATCTACCGCTCGGCGGAGTTGATCCTCATGCCCCCAGATGCGGGAAATATCTACTGTATGTTCTTGTTCTAAGAGAATGCTCTTTTTTTGCGCTCGCACGCAGAAAATATCGCTGGTTTCCTGGGCTAAGATCACTAAATCTACCCACTCGTATCGTTCGGTATCCATGCCTGCTTCGATGCGCGAAAGATCTAAAAGATCGTTGACCATATTGGTCAGGCGGTCGATTTCGCTTTCCATTTCTGCCAAAAAGCGCTGGGATACTTGGGGGTCTTGTGTAGCACCAGCTTGCAGAGCTTCAACGCGTAATCGAATGGCGGTCAGTGGTGTACGCAATTCATGACTGGCGTTGGCAACAAAAGCGCGCAGCTGATTGATATTTTGCTCCAGTCGACCGGCCATGCTATTGAAAGTTTCCGCGAGTTGCTGCAGTTCGTGCGGCCCGGCAGGGGTGGTGCGCACACTTAAATCTCCGGCAGAGAGTTGATGCGCGGCGCGTGTCAGTTTGTCTACCGGCGACGCAATCGTACGCCCCAAAAGCCAACCGGCGATTCCAACACTTACGACAACCAACAGCATAAATAGAAATAAAGCGCTGACCGATCCTCGGGCGGGGGCGAAAACATTTTGAGCCGGAACCCCCAGGCGTAGTAAACCGAGCAACTCATCTTCGTGTTCAATGCGTACAGCCACATAGAACATCTCATCGCCAAATTTGTTGTAGCGGATTGTATGTCCTTCGCCGATACCATCTTGAAGTGCAAGCAAAACTTCGGGGGCAGAATCCGCGCTGGCCTTCGCGGGTGCAGCATCCACATTATCAACAATTGGGGTTCCACCGGGCAAATATACGGTGTAATGCAGTTCGGGTTCGTCTGCCAGCCAATGCGCCACGGCAACTTGCACGCTGTTAAGCGAAACTTCCCCTTCCAGAAATTCATGCATGGGTTCTTCCAGCGCGTTGCTGGTGGCAAAGGCCAGGTCTTCCAGACGATTTTCGGCCTGTTGTTCGGCAGCCTGAAAGATAGCTCTTCCGGCGAAGGCGTATACCAGAATCACGCTGACCAATGCCACGGCCAGGTGTGAAAATATCAGGCGCGTGTTGAGTGTGTGGAACATATCAGCGCAATTCTTCTGGTCCGGCAAAACGATAGCCATACCCGCGCACAGTTTGGATGAGGAGAGGACTGGCCGGGTCCTCCTCCAATTTGACGCGCAGCCAACGGACGTGAACATTGAGGGTGCGATGGTCCCCAACCCAGTCTTGCCCCCAAACCTGATCCAGTAATTGTTCGCGGCTGAGTGCTGTTCCTGCATTTTGCATTAACAATTCCAGCAAGTCAAATTCGCGCGCAGAAACTTCAATCTCGTTATTGTAGCGGAGAATGCGACGTCCTTTTATATCCAGGGTAATTGCTCCAATATTGATCAAAGATGGCGTTTGTTCTTGCTGGTCGAATTGAACACGCCGCAGTAATGCCCGGATACGCGCCAAAAGTTCGCGGAACGCGAAGGGCTTGGTGAGATAATCATCAGCCCCGACCTCCAACCCCATCACACGGTCAATTTCATCATCGCGGGCAGTGAGCATAATCACAGGAATTGTGCCGCGAATCCGCATCTGACGGCAAACTTCCATGCCATTAATATCCGGCAAGTTCAGATCCAGCACAACCAAATCCGGCGAGAATGC contains:
- a CDS encoding DegV family protein; this translates as MKIVTDCAADLTWGEVEALGITVAPLYIQFPEGETNSADITADEFYSRLEEMSPKIPTTAQPAPGIFEQLYQSLSGTGEEILSIHISSGLSGTIQSARLGAQQAAESMVTVIDSMTLSGAQRFQVLAAALAAKAGWAKEAIVERMEHIRQNAEVIYTLDTLEYLAHGGRIGRVQALASSLLNIKPVIRVDRTDGKYSTVNKGRTLKKTMTMMVDHLAEMYQDDSPVWVSVLHGQFAEKADEFTEMLKARLDIAKLETLRISPVLGVHTGPGIIGATVVPMRLMGDFV
- a CDS encoding aldo/keto reductase codes for the protein MEYRQLGNSGVSVSTIGLGTNRFGSDAVPQAQVNEIIAAALDAGINFIDTADMYTNGESERTLGETLKGRWDQVVLATKVFFPTGEGPNDKGASRYHIMNAVEASLSRLQSDHIDLYYIHRWDESTPIQETLRALDDLIRQGKVRYLGASNFASWQLARANLLADIKGWNRFVALQSHYHLLERGVETEVLPFCAADGVGFVPYFPLAGGFLTGKYRRGQSAPSGSRGESSQYVQDYMTDKNFTVIEKLEQWAAERGRVLYELAEAWLLAQSAVCSVISGATKVEHVISNARAADWVLSAEELSEIENFLQAR
- a CDS encoding DegV family protein, with product MTKFAIITDTDCSLPFDLAAQYHIQQVPINILFGEEIFKTEIDIDDVQLFERIDREGQLPTTSAPSPGQFLEAYQAAFAAGADEVICFTVSGEISATYAAALTAKDMLPEKTITVVDSRSLSLGQGFIVLKAAELAQAGASRDEIIAGAMRLETDSGFYAALATLKYLAMSGRVGHLAAGMANILNIKPVLTIQDGKLDMLEKVRTRKKAWARVIELTSEAVGDREIERMGLVHVAAHEQAEELAILLRERINCPDDILIANLTAGLSVHSGAGMVGVGFTLKTVKNS
- a CDS encoding HAMP domain-containing histidine kinase translates to MFHTLNTRLIFSHLAVALVSVILVYAFAGRAIFQAAEQQAENRLEDLAFATSNALEEPMHEFLEGEVSLNSVQVAVAHWLADEPELHYTVYLPGGTPIVDNVDAAPAKASADSAPEVLLALQDGIGEGHTIRYNKFGDEMFYVAVRIEHEDELLGLLRLGVPAQNVFAPARGSVSALFLFMLLVVVSVGIAGWLLGRTIASPVDKLTRAAHQLSAGDLSVRTTPAGPHELQQLAETFNSMAGRLEQNINQLRAFVANASHELRTPLTAIRLRVEALQAGATQDPQVSQRFLAEMESEIDRLTNMVNDLLDLSRIEAGMDTERYEWVDLVILAQETSDIFCVRAQKKSILLEQEHTVDISRIWGHEDQLRRAVDNLVANALEYTPAGGRVQISLHPTQDQQEVQLAISDTGPGIAEKYLPHIFDRFFRISGTDTRQETRSTGLGLAIVKSIIEAHRGRITVHSEMGKGTTFTITLPYRRNVTPRNQHGYST
- a CDS encoding response regulator transcription factor, with product MTRILIVDDDELIADSLSYSLRLEGYETRSVGLGAQALDALSAFSPDLVVLDLNLPDINGMEVCRQMRIRGTIPVIMLTARDDEIDRVMGLEVGADDYLTKPFAFRELLARIRALLRRVQFDQQEQTPSLINIGAITLDIKGRRILRYNNEIEVSAREFDLLELLMQNAGTALSREQLLDQVWGQDWVGDHRTLNVHVRWLRVKLEEDPASPLLIQTVRGYGYRFAGPEELR